In the genome of Bacillota bacterium, one region contains:
- a CDS encoding hydrogenase maturation nickel metallochaperone HypA — protein MHELSVAESIIETVTRDATERGFGKVNRLSITIGELSMVNVDTLAFALEHLTKDTILEGASFNLEREEARGRCRTCGEDRKPTPPFFLCPVCGKGLASFSRGDGIHLDYYEGE, from the coding sequence ATGCATGAGCTATCTGTAGCTGAGTCGATCATTGAGACAGTAACCCGGGACGCCACGGAACGTGGATTTGGCAAAGTGAACCGCCTGTCCATTACGATTGGCGAGCTTTCAATGGTAAATGTCGATACGCTTGCCTTTGCCCTAGAGCATCTCACGAAGGACACCATTCTTGAAGGGGCCTCCTTCAACCTGGAACGGGAGGAGGCCCGGGGGAGGTGTCGCACCTGCGGGGAGGATCGAAAACCCACCCCCCCCTTCTTCCTGTGTCCCGTTTGCGGCAAGGGACTGGCATCCTTCTCCAGGGGTGACGGAATCCATCTTGACTACTACGAGGGGGAATGA
- a CDS encoding hydrogenase maturation protease, translated as MNEGKRLLVLGIGNRLCRDDGIGSVLAERLSHRTEHENVDIIDGGTIGLGLLYLFESYSDVIIIDSTDAGAEPGTLIWYSLHDLEATEGEGKVSHHQSGVLDLLSHARLMGCLPKNVILLGIQVAAIEPEMGLSEEMRERLPMLETCVEEEIGHWLKTNA; from the coding sequence TTGAATGAGGGAAAGAGACTCCTGGTTCTGGGAATAGGAAATCGGCTTTGCCGTGACGACGGCATAGGCTCAGTGCTGGCCGAGAGGCTCTCCCACCGCACTGAACACGAGAACGTGGACATCATTGACGGTGGGACAATCGGCCTGGGTCTCCTTTATCTGTTCGAGTCCTATTCCGATGTCATAATCATTGACTCGACCGATGCGGGGGCCGAGCCAGGAACCCTGATCTGGTACTCACTGCATGACCTGGAAGCGACCGAGGGGGAGGGCAAGGTCTCCCACCATCAATCAGGGGTTTTGGACCTTCTTAGCCACGCCAGGCTCATGGGCTGCTTGCCTAAGAACGTTATCCTTCTCGGGATCCAGGTAGCCGCCATTGAGCCAGAAATGGGGCTAAGTGAAGAGATGAGGGAACGTCTACCCATGCTTGAAACCTGCGTCGAGGAGGAGATAGGCCACTGGCTTAAGACCAATGCATGA